In Sandaracinaceae bacterium, one DNA window encodes the following:
- a CDS encoding RluA family pseudouridine synthase encodes MTRLSILHDADGVVVVDKPPGLEATGRTPDDPGGVQHHLAVQLRRPVWAVHQLDRDTSGVLIFVRKRSLVARWQEALARGDKRYVALVHGREGHGSEAFEPRTIDAPLAYDRGARRWVVREGGKPARSTVEVVSVGADAMRVHVTLHTGRTHQARVHLAHVGHPLIGERRYRTPPCELHPRHALHAARVAALGAVFEAPLPEDLRALARRLGLDEG; translated from the coding sequence GTGACCCGACTCTCGATCCTCCACGACGCGGACGGAGTGGTGGTGGTCGACAAGCCGCCCGGGCTCGAGGCGACCGGCCGCACGCCCGACGATCCGGGCGGGGTCCAGCATCACCTCGCGGTCCAGCTGCGGCGGCCCGTCTGGGCCGTGCACCAGCTCGACCGCGACACGAGCGGGGTGCTGATCTTCGTCCGCAAGAGGTCGCTCGTCGCGCGCTGGCAGGAGGCGCTGGCGAGGGGCGACAAGCGCTACGTCGCGCTCGTGCACGGACGTGAGGGGCACGGGAGCGAGGCGTTCGAGCCGCGCACGATCGACGCGCCCTTGGCCTACGATCGCGGCGCGCGGCGATGGGTGGTGCGCGAGGGAGGTAAGCCGGCGCGCTCGACGGTGGAGGTCGTGTCGGTCGGCGCCGACGCGATGCGTGTGCATGTCACCTTGCACACCGGGCGCACGCACCAGGCGCGCGTGCACCTCGCGCACGTGGGCCACCCGCTGATCGGAGAGCGGCGCTACCGCACGCCTCCTTGCGAGCTGCACCCTCGGCACGCGCTGCACGCGGCGCGCGTCGCGGCCCTCGGGGCGGTGTTCGAGGCGCCGCTGCCAGAGGACCTGAGAGCGCTCGCGCGGCGGCTCGGGCTCGACGAGGGGTGA
- a CDS encoding response regulator, whose amino-acid sequence MNERAKRLLRDAGSERTSVLLVEDSASDRRLLLDAMENFATVRAVAKLQDALALLDAEEADVVLLDLHLPDAYGLEGLIRLRERHPQLPVVVLTGGELDVALDALAEGAQDFLSKDEIDPLRLARAIAFALERQQLREQLESRADDAARSAEELEGVLEVAADALLLLDVASLRIVWANEAARALFRAEAETSILGRRPLTASMLERARSGEVEVQANVNGGDKRDLALRATRTRFRGAPVWYASLRDAESRRETEEAERRLVRGERLLALGQMAASVSHEINNPIAYVLANLQTLQRAMRAGSQWDRDADEMLDDALTGSQRVASIVSDLQTFARVRDEAVTRVHLDVVARAALNLLSSRVRKSRAKVQMELPEVAPISAFEGRLIQVASNLVANALDALEESGGTVTVRTTEDEAGVCLIVEDDGPGMSEETRQRVFTPFFTTKGSRGGMGLGLSVCAEIADRHGGTLALDSQLAQGTRVTLRLPRATGLEAERPAPTHSGTRARVRGGRILLIDDEELVRRGYRRMLGRRFEIETAASGPDALALLARDERFDLVLCDVEMPEMDGPSVLEAIERLHPDLAPRFVFCTGGVFTEASVHALAQRSVPTVAKPLDLATVRDLVHRFSSDEAAEG is encoded by the coding sequence GTGAACGAGCGCGCCAAGCGGCTCCTTCGCGACGCCGGCTCGGAGCGGACCTCGGTCCTGCTCGTCGAGGACAGCGCCAGCGACCGGCGCCTCCTGCTCGACGCGATGGAGAACTTCGCGACGGTGCGCGCGGTCGCGAAGCTCCAGGACGCGCTCGCGCTGCTCGACGCGGAGGAGGCCGACGTCGTCCTGCTCGATCTGCACCTCCCGGACGCGTACGGGCTCGAGGGGCTGATCCGACTGCGCGAGCGTCACCCGCAGCTCCCCGTGGTGGTGCTCACCGGGGGCGAGCTCGACGTCGCGCTCGACGCGCTGGCCGAGGGAGCGCAGGACTTCCTGTCAAAGGACGAGATCGATCCCCTCCGTCTCGCGCGCGCCATCGCCTTCGCGCTCGAGCGGCAGCAGCTGCGCGAGCAGCTCGAGTCGCGGGCGGACGACGCGGCGCGCTCGGCCGAGGAGCTCGAGGGCGTGCTCGAGGTGGCGGCCGACGCCCTGCTGCTCCTGGACGTCGCATCGCTGCGGATCGTCTGGGCGAACGAGGCCGCGCGGGCCCTGTTCCGCGCCGAGGCCGAGACGTCGATCCTCGGTCGGCGACCGCTGACCGCGTCGATGCTGGAGCGAGCCCGGTCCGGGGAGGTCGAGGTTCAGGCGAACGTCAACGGCGGCGACAAGCGGGACCTGGCGCTGCGCGCGACCCGCACCCGCTTTCGCGGGGCGCCCGTCTGGTACGCGTCGCTGCGAGACGCGGAGTCGCGACGCGAGACCGAAGAAGCGGAGCGGCGGCTGGTGCGCGGAGAACGTCTGCTCGCGCTCGGGCAGATGGCCGCGAGCGTGTCGCACGAGATCAACAACCCCATCGCGTACGTGCTCGCGAACCTCCAGACCCTGCAGCGCGCGATGCGCGCCGGCTCGCAGTGGGACCGCGACGCGGACGAGATGCTGGACGACGCATTGACGGGGTCCCAGCGCGTCGCGTCGATCGTCAGCGATCTGCAGACCTTCGCGCGCGTGCGGGACGAGGCGGTGACCCGCGTGCACCTGGACGTGGTGGCGAGGGCGGCGCTCAACCTGCTGTCGAGCCGCGTGCGGAAGTCGCGCGCGAAGGTGCAGATGGAGCTGCCGGAGGTCGCCCCCATCTCGGCCTTCGAGGGGCGCCTCATCCAGGTGGCGAGCAACCTGGTCGCCAACGCGCTCGACGCCCTCGAGGAGAGCGGCGGCACGGTGACGGTGCGGACGACCGAGGACGAAGCGGGCGTCTGCCTGATCGTCGAGGACGACGGGCCCGGCATGAGCGAGGAGACGCGCCAGCGCGTGTTCACGCCGTTCTTCACCACCAAGGGCAGCCGCGGCGGCATGGGGCTCGGCTTGAGCGTGTGCGCCGAGATCGCGGACCGACACGGGGGCACGCTCGCCCTCGACTCGCAGCTGGCGCAGGGCACGCGCGTCACGCTGCGGTTGCCCAGGGCCACCGGGCTCGAGGCGGAGCGGCCCGCGCCGACCCACAGCGGGACCCGGGCGCGCGTCCGAGGGGGGCGCATCCTGCTCATCGACGACGAGGAGCTCGTGCGCCGCGGCTACCGCCGCATGCTCGGCCGGCGCTTCGAGATCGAGACCGCCGCGAGCGGGCCGGACGCGCTGGCGCTCCTGGCGCGCGATGAGCGCTTCGACCTCGTGCTCTGCGACGTCGAGATGCCGGAGATGGATGGCCCGTCGGTGCTCGAGGCGATCGAGCGGCTGCACCCCGATCTCGCGCCCCGCTTCGTGTTCTGCACGGGCGGCGTCTTCACGGAGGCCAGCGTGCACGCGCTCGCGCAGCGCTCCGTGCCCACGGTGGCCAAGCCGCTCGACCTCGCCACGGTGCGAGACCTCGTCCATCGCTTCTCGAGCGACGAGGCCGCCGAAGGGTGA